Proteins from one Canis lupus familiaris isolate Mischka breed German Shepherd chromosome 26, alternate assembly UU_Cfam_GSD_1.0, whole genome shotgun sequence genomic window:
- the YWHAH gene encoding 14-3-3 protein eta produces MGDREQLLQRARLAEQAERYDDMASAMKAVTELNEPLSNEDRNLLSVAYKNVVGARRSSWRVISSIEQKTMADGNEKKLEKVKAYREKIEKELETVCNDVLALLDKFLIKNCNDFQYESKVFYLKMKGDYYRYLAEVASGEKKNSVVEASEAAYKEAFEISKEHMQPTHPIRLGLALNFSVFYYEIQNAPEQACLLAKQAFDDAIAELDTLNEDSYKDSTLIMQLLRDNLTLWTSDQQDEEAGEGN; encoded by the exons ATGGGCGACCGAGAGCAGCTGCTGCAGCGGGCGCGGCTGGCCGAGCAGGCGGAGCGCTACGACGACATGGCCTCCGCCATGAAGGCG GTGACAGAGCTCAATGAACCTCTTTCCAATGAAGATCGAAACCTCCTCTCTGTGGCCTACAAGAATGTGGTTGGTGCCAGGCGATCTTCCTGGAGGGTCATCAGCAGCATTGAGCAGAAAACCATGGCTGATGGAAACgaaaagaaattggagaaagtTAAAGCTTACCGGGAGAAGATTGAGAAGGAGCTGGAAACAGTGTGCAATGATGTCCTGGCTCTGCTTGACAAGTTCCTCATCAAGAACTGCAATGATTTCCAGTATGAGAGCAAGgtattttatctgaaaatgaaaGGCGATTACTACCGCTACTTGGCAGAGGTAGCTTCCGGGGAGAAGAAAAACAGTGTGGTCGAAGCTTCTGAGGCTGCCTACAAAGAAGCCTTTGAAATCAGCAAAGAGCACATGCAGCCAACGCACCCCATCCGGCTGGGTCTGGCCCTCAATTTCTCCGTGTTCTACTATGAGATCCAGAATGCACCCGAGCAGGCCTGCCTCTTAGCCAAACAAGCCTTCGATGATGCCATAGCTGAGCTGGACACACTAAACGAAGATTCCTATAAGGACTCCACGCTCATCATGCAGTTGCTGCGAGACAACCTCACCCTCTGGACGAGCGACCAGCAGGATGAAGAAGCAGGAGAAGGCAACTGA
- the LOC111092650 gene encoding uncharacterized protein LOC111092650 isoform X1 — protein MTEPPRCLKQVSFLSPILQVRKWSLTRVRRLPGSHLADSRSERFCAPSQHFLWTLPVSLSYRCLVFSSPGAGSWSSNRFVMSLDRSSVRGRVQTGPPTPTGTEDGETQRGAKAEPVQPVSRSRGPACQPVLPTRQSVSQPACQSMSVNPIAVLSADPVSPSAGSRVHSGFPLSPSAVVDCLAGRQGGHPGVLVPSVPCAGPAQGEGG, from the exons atgactgagccacccaggtgcctgaagcAGGTATCCTTCTTGTCCCCAATTCTACAGGTAAGGAAATGGAGCCTCACACGGGTGAGGCGGCTCCCAGGGTCACACCTGGCGGACAGCAGGTCTGAGCGCTTCTGCGCTCCGAGCCAGCACTTTCTATGGACCCTCCCTGTTAGCCTCTCCTATCGCTGCCTTGTCTTCTCTTCTCCTGGAGCAGGAAGTTGGAGTTCAAACCGCTTCGTGAT GTCACTGGACAGGTCCTCGGTGCGAGGCAGGGTCCAGACGGGCCCGCCCACTCCGACGGGAACGGAGGACGGGGAGACCCAGCGCGGGGCGAAGGCGGAG CCAGTACAGCCTGTCAGTCGATCCCGTGGGCCAGCCTGTCAGCCGGTACTACCAACccgtcagtcagtcagtcagccAGCCTGTCAGTCAATGTCAGTCAATCCCATCGCTGTCCTGTCAGCCGATCCGGTGAGTCCATCGGCAGGCAGTCGAGTCCACAGCGGTTTTCCCCTCAGTCCCTCAGCGGTGGTTGACTGTCTTGCTGGGCGGCAGGGGGGCCATCCCGGTGTCCTCGTCCCCAGCGTCCCCTGTGCTGGCCCTGCGCAGGGTGAGGGCGGGTGA
- the LOC111092650 gene encoding uncharacterized protein LOC111092650 isoform X2 encodes MTEPPRCLKQVSFLSPILQVRKWSLTRVRRLPGSHLADSRSERFCAPSQHFLWTLPVSLSYRCLVFSSPGAGSWSSNRFVMSLDRSSVRGRVQTGPPTPTGTEDGETQRGAKAEPVQPVSRSRGPACQPVLPTRQSVSQPACQSMSVNPIAVLSADPCPCGSRLAILGSVCRCPSTKLRQPPHRQRLPTSTPHCGWK; translated from the exons atgactgagccacccaggtgcctgaagcAGGTATCCTTCTTGTCCCCAATTCTACAGGTAAGGAAATGGAGCCTCACACGGGTGAGGCGGCTCCCAGGGTCACACCTGGCGGACAGCAGGTCTGAGCGCTTCTGCGCTCCGAGCCAGCACTTTCTATGGACCCTCCCTGTTAGCCTCTCCTATCGCTGCCTTGTCTTCTCTTCTCCTGGAGCAGGAAGTTGGAGTTCAAACCGCTTCGTGAT GTCACTGGACAGGTCCTCGGTGCGAGGCAGGGTCCAGACGGGCCCGCCCACTCCGACGGGAACGGAGGACGGGGAGACCCAGCGCGGGGCGAAGGCGGAG CCAGTACAGCCTGTCAGTCGATCCCGTGGGCCAGCCTGTCAGCCGGTACTACCAACccgtcagtcagtcagtcagccAGCCTGTCAGTCAATGTCAGTCAATCCCATCGCTGTCCTGTCAGCCGATCCG TGTCCTTGCGGAAGCCGCTTAGCCATCCTGGGCTCGGTGTGCCGGTGCCCCTCTACCAAGTTGAGACAACCTCCGCACCGCCAGCGACTCCCCACCTCTACTCCACACTGTGGTTGGAAATGA